One part of the Bacteroidota bacterium genome encodes these proteins:
- a CDS encoding MBL fold metallo-hydrolase, producing the protein MSFRDRIQFTVIGGGQEIGANCFYLNMDGTGIILDSGLHPEKNGSEALPKFELLENLTADFVLISHSHTDHIGALPYLIQKNPHLKIYTTPQTRDLAEVMLHNSLALTQKEIVDSDPLPKYTHEQVDLLTESFNILKYNESLPIQGYRHFSNQDIQVTFLDAGHILGAAGILIQTNDIRVFYTGDTNVSKQSILASADYPDEPIDVLILECTSGATGSLAKRSEEAKRLAKSVNKIIDKGGSILIPIFALGKFQETITLLHTMMRKGSIPHIDIYTSGMAREISDVYDLHRFNTKRINNVFKINEIPQLPIIQDEFLTGKYFKTPSIVLASSGMMFEGTTSFALAQRWLKEKNFGIFFVGYVAPDSPGYTVLNSKLGDIIKLTEISEVIKVACDVDYFRLTSHSNRDDLISVVKKLKPKIVILVHGEKKGIDWMEKELLNHFPSINIIKPKIGENYPIKIIEHG; encoded by the coding sequence TTGTCATTTAGGGATAGAATTCAATTCACAGTAATAGGCGGAGGACAAGAAATCGGCGCCAACTGTTTTTACCTGAACATGGATGGGACAGGAATAATTTTAGATTCCGGGCTACATCCCGAAAAAAATGGGAGCGAAGCACTTCCAAAATTTGAACTCCTCGAAAATCTCACCGCCGATTTCGTACTAATCTCTCACTCACACACAGATCATATTGGAGCTCTTCCTTATTTGATACAAAAAAATCCACACCTAAAAATTTATACAACACCGCAAACTCGTGATCTCGCCGAGGTTATGCTACACAACAGCTTGGCACTTACACAAAAAGAAATAGTGGATAGCGACCCACTTCCAAAATACACTCACGAACAAGTTGACTTGCTCACTGAATCGTTTAACATTTTAAAATATAATGAATCGCTCCCGATTCAAGGTTACAGGCATTTCAGCAATCAGGATATACAAGTTACTTTTTTAGATGCGGGGCATATACTCGGTGCAGCAGGAATACTAATTCAGACAAATGATATTAGGGTATTCTACACGGGCGATACTAATGTGAGCAAACAATCAATTCTTGCCAGCGCAGATTATCCTGACGAACCTATAGATGTTCTGATTTTAGAATGCACTTCAGGCGCTACCGGTTCTTTGGCAAAGCGGAGTGAAGAAGCAAAACGTTTGGCAAAATCGGTAAACAAAATTATTGATAAAGGCGGTTCGATTTTAATTCCGATATTTGCACTCGGAAAATTTCAGGAAACAATTACTCTGCTCCACACAATGATGAGAAAAGGCAGCATACCCCACATCGACATATACACGAGTGGGATGGCTCGTGAAATTTCCGATGTCTATGATTTACACAGATTCAACACAAAGAGGATAAATAATGTTTTCAAGATAAATGAAATACCACAGTTACCAATTATACAAGACGAGTTTCTGACGGGAAAGTATTTTAAAACTCCGAGTATAGTTTTAGCTTCAAGCGGAATGATGTTTGAGGGAACTACATCTTTTGCACTTGCACAACGGTGGTTAAAGGAGAAAAACTTCGGAATTTTCTTCGTAGGATATGTAGCCCCTGATTCTCCCGGATATACAGTGCTAAATTCAAAATTAGGTGATATCATTAAACTCACCGAAATATCCGAAGTAATTAAAGTCGCTTGTGATGTTGATTATTTCCGGCTTACCTCCCACTCGAACCGAGATGACTTGATCTCTGTTGTAAAAAAACTTAAACCGAA